One Nitrospira sp. genomic region harbors:
- a CDS encoding fatty acid desaturase, with product MADSTTQSVCWGTVALFTALTVLTFVGVPLFAYFYDYTLLDWVLLAVLYIVTGMGITVGYHRMITHRSFESHPWVKACLLVMGGWAVQNSALLWCADHIRHHAHTDEEADPYNASKGFWHSHVGWLFFDTPYREDRFAAKLRTDPMIMWQHRYYWVIVASGFLLPFALGYLNGGFTSGLGCFLLAGVLRTVLVLNSTFTINSLCHMVGTQPHGTQDSSRDSWLISFVSFGEGYHNYHHTYSHDYRNGSKWYNFDPSKWLIYSLSLFGLTYNLHRERT from the coding sequence ATGGCCGACTCGACCACACAATCCGTCTGCTGGGGCACTGTGGCCCTGTTTACTGCACTCACGGTGCTGACCTTCGTCGGCGTCCCGCTCTTCGCCTACTTCTATGACTACACTCTCCTCGACTGGGTCCTGCTGGCCGTCCTCTATATCGTAACCGGCATGGGGATCACGGTGGGCTATCACCGCATGATCACCCATCGCAGCTTCGAGAGTCATCCCTGGGTCAAAGCCTGCCTGCTGGTGATGGGCGGATGGGCCGTGCAAAACTCGGCCCTGCTCTGGTGCGCCGATCATATCCGCCACCATGCGCACACGGACGAAGAAGCCGATCCCTACAATGCCTCGAAGGGATTCTGGCACAGCCATGTCGGCTGGTTGTTTTTCGATACCCCGTATCGTGAGGACCGATTTGCCGCGAAACTACGTACCGACCCAATGATCATGTGGCAACACCGGTATTACTGGGTGATCGTGGCCTCCGGCTTCCTGCTACCATTTGCGCTGGGATACCTGAACGGTGGCTTCACCAGCGGGCTGGGCTGCTTCCTGCTCGCCGGCGTCCTGCGAACCGTGCTGGTCTTGAACTCCACCTTTACAATCAACTCGCTCTGCCATATGGTCGGCACCCAACCCCACGGCACGCAGGACAGCAGCCGCGATAGTTGGTTGATCTCATTCGTCAGCTTCGGCGAGGGCTATCACAACTATCACCACACCTATTCGCACGACTATCGAAACGGATCGAAGTGGTACAACTTCGACCCGTCGAAATGGTTGATCTATTCGTTGTCGTTGTTCGGCCTGACGTATAACCTGCACAGGGAACGCACCTAG
- a CDS encoding Rieske (2Fe-2S) protein translates to MGELIRIAGTADVKPGAGMVAEVNGKAIAVFNVDGAFYAIDNTCVHRGGPLGEGDVVGDVVACPWHNWEFNVKTGACINNPSAKVTAYEVTVEGTDIKVRL, encoded by the coding sequence ATGGGCGAGTTGATTAGAATCGCGGGAACCGCCGACGTGAAGCCGGGCGCCGGCATGGTGGCGGAAGTGAACGGCAAGGCGATTGCGGTGTTCAATGTGGATGGCGCGTTTTATGCCATCGACAACACCTGTGTGCATCGCGGCGGCCCGCTGGGTGAAGGCGATGTGGTGGGTGATGTAGTTGCCTGTCCATGGCACAACTGGGAGTTCAACGTGAAGACGGGCGCTTGCATCAACAACCCTTCGGCAAAAGTGACTGCGTACGAAGTCACGGTCGAGGGCACCGATATTAAAGTCCGGCTGTGA
- a CDS encoding Mrp/NBP35 family ATP-binding protein encodes MAEQQGGAPHQDEAAAKPNIIPGVKHVVAISSGKGGVGKSTVSVNLAVALALTGAKVGLLDADIYGPNIPMMMGVEKTPEQKDGKIAPAESHGVKLISMGFFVPEDTAVVWRGPMVHTAIQQLFRDVLWGDLDYLLIDLPPGTGDAQLTLTQLVSLSGAVTVTTPQEVALHDVRKGMMMFQKVNVPLLGIVENMSFFLCGHCGERTEIFSHGGGERAAEKLGIPFLGRVPIDPAIRAGGDTGNPIVVAKPDSPQAQAFREIAAKLAAALQTGEAGAAKSRIASLLDKIKRPATGN; translated from the coding sequence ATGGCAGAACAACAAGGTGGCGCACCGCATCAAGACGAAGCGGCCGCCAAGCCCAATATCATTCCCGGCGTGAAACATGTGGTCGCCATCAGCAGCGGCAAGGGCGGCGTCGGAAAATCCACCGTGTCGGTCAACCTGGCCGTCGCCCTCGCCCTCACCGGAGCCAAGGTCGGATTGCTGGACGCCGATATCTACGGACCCAACATTCCGATGATGATGGGCGTCGAAAAAACACCTGAACAGAAAGACGGCAAGATCGCCCCGGCGGAGAGCCATGGCGTCAAACTGATCTCCATGGGATTTTTTGTGCCGGAAGATACCGCCGTCGTGTGGCGTGGTCCGATGGTGCACACCGCCATTCAACAGCTCTTCCGGGACGTTCTCTGGGGCGACCTGGATTATCTGTTGATCGACTTGCCGCCGGGAACCGGCGACGCGCAACTGACACTGACCCAGCTGGTGTCCCTGTCGGGCGCCGTCACCGTCACGACCCCGCAGGAAGTGGCGCTGCACGATGTGCGCAAAGGCATGATGATGTTCCAGAAGGTCAACGTGCCGCTGCTCGGCATCGTCGAGAACATGAGCTTTTTCCTCTGCGGTCATTGCGGCGAACGCACCGAGATCTTCTCCCATGGCGGCGGAGAACGGGCCGCGGAGAAACTGGGTATTCCCTTCCTTGGACGGGTGCCCATCGATCCGGCCATTCGCGCCGGCGGCGATACCGGGAACCCGATCGTGGTCGCCAAACCGGATTCACCGCAAGCTCAGGCGTTTCGGGAGATCGCCGCGAAGCTTGCGGCAGCATTGCAGACGGGCGAGGCAGGGGCGGCGAAGAGCCGGATCGCCAGTCTGCTGGATAAAATCAAACGACCGGCGACGGGAAATTAA
- a CDS encoding glutamate mutase L: MTEQPPSPAASAVTHPLNVIVATDCGSTTTKAILIEKVGEEYRQTYRGEAPTTVEAPFEDVTRGVLNAIAEIEELSGRTILDGDRIITPNHAAQGDPKRGVDIYVSTSSAGGGLQMMVTGVVQNMTGESAQRAALGAGAIVIDVLASNDGRLPYEKIERIRTMRPDMILMSGGTDGGAVTHVVEMAEYIAAADPRPRFGSTYRLPLVYAGNTDARPQIKTILGEKTALDFADNIRPVLERENLAPARNKIHDLFLEHVMQQAPGYKKLIEMAGAPIMPTPAAVGVIMETIAKREGINLIGVDIGGATTDVFSVFNGLFNRTVSANLGMSYSISNVLAEAGLDNIMRWVPFTIDEQTLRNRIKNKMVRPTTIPQSLDELQIEHAIAREALRLALIHHKSLATGLKGIQQERTISDVFEQRTSGKTLIDLLKLDLIVGSGGILSHAPRRIQSMLMMVDAYEPLGVTTLSVDSIFMMPHLGVLSTVNEQAATDVFVRDCMVYLGTCIAPIGQGKDGERCADYEIALPDGRIEKGQLAFGDLKLFALTREQQATVTMQPAKQIDLGNGPGQSFTKTVTGGVVGLMLDGRGRPLQLPGEQAARVAMLTRWYQAVGLYPAGS, from the coding sequence ATGACGGAACAGCCTCCTTCGCCTGCGGCTTCAGCAGTGACTCATCCTCTGAACGTCATCGTCGCGACCGATTGCGGCAGCACCACCACCAAAGCCATTCTGATTGAAAAGGTCGGGGAGGAGTATCGCCAGACCTACCGTGGTGAAGCACCGACGACCGTCGAAGCCCCCTTCGAAGACGTGACCCGCGGCGTGCTCAACGCCATTGCCGAAATCGAAGAACTTTCCGGCCGGACCATTCTCGACGGCGACCGCATCATCACTCCCAATCACGCAGCACAAGGCGATCCCAAACGAGGCGTGGACATTTACGTGTCCACCAGCAGCGCCGGCGGCGGATTGCAGATGATGGTCACCGGCGTGGTGCAGAACATGACCGGCGAGAGTGCTCAACGCGCCGCCCTGGGCGCCGGCGCCATCGTCATCGACGTCTTGGCCTCCAACGACGGACGGCTGCCCTACGAGAAGATCGAGCGGATTCGAACCATGCGCCCGGACATGATCCTGATGTCCGGCGGCACCGACGGCGGCGCCGTGACCCATGTAGTGGAAATGGCCGAGTACATTGCCGCCGCCGATCCGCGACCGCGCTTCGGCAGCACCTACCGGCTGCCGCTCGTGTACGCCGGCAACACAGACGCCAGGCCGCAAATCAAAACCATTCTCGGCGAGAAGACCGCCTTGGATTTTGCCGACAATATCCGGCCGGTGCTCGAGCGCGAAAACCTGGCGCCGGCCCGCAACAAAATCCACGACCTGTTCCTCGAACACGTTATGCAGCAGGCTCCCGGCTACAAAAAACTGATCGAGATGGCGGGCGCGCCCATCATGCCGACTCCGGCGGCGGTCGGCGTCATCATGGAAACCATCGCCAAACGCGAAGGCATCAACCTGATCGGCGTCGATATCGGCGGCGCCACCACCGACGTCTTCTCGGTGTTTAACGGACTCTTCAACCGCACGGTCAGCGCCAACCTCGGCATGTCCTACAGCATTTCGAACGTGCTGGCGGAGGCGGGGCTCGACAACATCATGCGCTGGGTGCCGTTTACCATCGACGAACAGACCCTGCGCAACCGCATCAAGAACAAGATGGTGCGGCCCACGACGATTCCGCAGTCGCTCGACGAACTGCAGATCGAACATGCCATCGCCCGCGAGGCTCTGCGGCTGGCGCTGATCCATCACAAATCACTCGCCACGGGGCTCAAGGGCATTCAGCAGGAGCGCACCATTTCCGATGTGTTCGAGCAGCGGACGTCCGGCAAGACCCTGATCGATCTGTTGAAACTGGACTTGATCGTCGGCAGCGGCGGCATCCTGTCGCATGCGCCGCGCCGTATCCAATCCATGCTGATGATGGTGGATGCCTATGAACCGCTCGGCGTCACGACGCTGTCGGTCGATAGCATCTTCATGATGCCGCATCTCGGCGTGCTCTCCACCGTGAACGAGCAGGCTGCGACCGACGTATTCGTGCGTGATTGCATGGTCTATCTCGGCACCTGCATTGCGCCCATCGGGCAGGGGAAAGACGGGGAGCGCTGCGCCGACTATGAAATCGCGCTACCGGATGGACGAATCGAGAAGGGCCAGCTGGCGTTCGGAGATCTCAAACTCTTTGCCTTGACGCGGGAGCAGCAGGCCACAGTGACGATGCAACCGGCCAAACAGATCGACCTCGGGAACGGACCGGGACAGTCGTTCACAAAAACGGTGACGGGCGGCGTGGTCGGCCTCATGCTCGACGGCCGTGGTCGCCCGTTACAATTACCGGGTGAGCAGGCAGCCCGCGTCGCCATGCTGACCAGATGGTACCAGGCGGTCGGCTTGTACCCGGCGGGGAGCTGA